A stretch of DNA from Terriglobales bacterium:
CGGGATAGAACAGCGCGGCCGTCATCTTCCGGCGGGCGGAGAGCGCCATGCGCTGGAAGGCGATGTAGCGGTTCAGCACCTCTTCCAGGTTGCCGGCCTTTTCCCCGGCCAGCAGCGTGGTGGTGTAGATCCTGGGGAAGATGCCCTGGGCCTCCACCGCCTCAGAAAGCAGTTCGCCGCCCTTCACGCGGCGATGAATGTTCTCCAGCAGGGAGCGGAAGTGGGGATGACGCTGGCGCGCTATCAGCAGCCCCAAAGCGGTGGGAATGGGCAGCCCGGCGCGCACCAGGGTGACGAACTGCTGGTTGAAGACCAGGAACTGCTCGAGCTTCAGACGGCGCCGGCTGGGCATCTGGATGGCGCCCCCGGCCAGCAGGCCCCGCGGCTTGACCGAGTACACCAGAAAGCCCTGGCGGGCGTAGCGCTCCCGCGCTTCGCCTTCGCTGGCGGCGTTCTCCACCTGCTCCAGCACGTGGCCGCGTTCGTCGGCCATTTTGATGACAAATTCAGACATGGATTCCGGCCGTCTGCCTTGGGGGACAACATGAGTCTAACACCGTGACCACGGCCCCATCCGGGGGGCCGGGCTAGGGTACGGGCGCCTCCGCGGACTCCACCACTTCCACATCCGGGGGCAGGGAAAGCCGGAACTGGGCGTCGGAGACGACTACATTTTCCGCCGTGTCGGCGAAGCGGAACTCGGTGGTCGAGCCGTCCACCTCCTCGATGAGCAGGCGCGCGATGCGGCTTTCCGGCGTGATCTCGAGCAGCACCGACGTCACCCGGTCGGCCATGCCGCGGGGTGCGCCGCGCAGCATGACGTTCGCGCGGGTGAGCGGGGCGACGTCCGCGGCCAGCGTCAGGTCATCGAATTCCTTGGCCAGCTTGGTCTTGCCCAGCAGGTAGCGCAGCGGGGAGCGCAGGTCGTCCACCTTCTTGAGCGGAGCCTTGCGCGCCTGGCGCTCGCCGGGGACGTAGAACCAGGCGTCCTTGCCGTCGGCGATAAAGAGCTTCTCCCGCGGCTGGCGGT
This window harbors:
- a CDS encoding outer membrane lipoprotein carrier protein LolA, with the protein product MKLFPVLALLFILSLATAAVAAPPPDAKAIADAVDRRYNGLRSLRAEFTEIYRGAGLERTESGTLWLKRPGKMRWEYRQPREKLFIADGKDAWFYVPGERQARKAPLKKVDDLRSPLRYLLGKTKLAKEFDDLTLAADVAPLTRANVMLRGAPRGMADRVTSVLLEITPESRIARLLIEEVDGSTTEFRFADTAENVVVSDAQFRLSLPPDVEVVESAEAPVP